A region from the Acomys russatus chromosome 20, mAcoRus1.1, whole genome shotgun sequence genome encodes:
- the LOC127204500 gene encoding 40S ribosomal protein S25-like, whose product MPPKDNKKKKVAGKSAKIEKDPVNKSGGKAKKKKWSKGKVRDKLNNLVLFDKATYDKLCKEVPNYKLITPAVISERLKIHGSLARAALQELLSKGLIKLVSKHRAQVIYTRNTKGGDAPAAGEDA is encoded by the coding sequence ATGCCGCCCAAggacaacaagaagaagaaagttgcTGGAAAGTCGGCCAAAATAGAAAAAGACCCAGTAAATAAGTCTGGTGGCAAGGCCAAAAAGAAGAAGTGGTCCAAAGGCAAAGTTCGGGACAAGCTCAACAATTTAGTCCTGTTTGACAAAGCCACATATGACAAACTCTGTAAGGAAGTTCCCAACTATAAGCTTATTACTCCAGCTGTGATCTCTGAGAGACTGAAGATCCACGGTTCCTTGGCCAGGGCAGCCCTTCAGGAGCTACTTAGCAAAGGACTTATCAAGCTGGTTTCAAAGCACAGAGCCCAAGTAATTtacacaagaaacacaaagggTGGAGATGCCCCAGCTGCTGGTGAAGATGCATAA